The Desmodus rotundus isolate HL8 chromosome 13, HLdesRot8A.1, whole genome shotgun sequence genome has a window encoding:
- the MBD3L1 gene encoding methyl-CpG-binding domain protein 3-like 1 has product MMVKTSQRKHREWVNQSKPKPDLSISIPLRMSNYIFKRPVTKITSHPGNEVRYHQWEETLDKPQQLCWQKRLQGLQAYSSTGQLLSPFDLTKSLQKLVPNHTGESLPGDLAGSPHGSSMSSPTGSSHLADMIPGAGLGNPQLPCRQFLVTEKDIRKQERKVKMARERLAVALIADRLASEAERMRDREGHPEKL; this is encoded by the coding sequence atgATGGTCAAGACTTCACAGAGGAAGCATCGTGAGTGGGTAAACCAATCGAAGCCAAAGCCTGACTTAAGCATCTCCATTCCTTTGAGGATGTCCAATTATATTTTCAAGAGGCCAGTTACGAAAATCACATCCCACCCAGGCAATGAGGTCAGATACCATCAATGGGAGGAAACCTTGGACAAGCCCCAACAGCTGTGCTGGCAGAAGAGACTTCAAGGACTCCAGGCTTACAGCAGCACAGGACAGCTGTTAAGTCCCTTCGATCTTACCAAATCCTTGCAAAAACTTGTGCCTAACCACACAGGTGAGTCCCTGCCAGGTGATCTCGCAGGTAGTCCTCATGGCAGCTCCATGTCCAGCCCCACCGGGTCCTCTCATTTGGCAGACATGATTCCAGGAGCTGGTCTGGGTAACCCACAGCTCCCCTGCAGACAATTCTTGGTGACGGAGAAAGATATCCGGAAACaggaaaggaaagtgaaaatGGCAAGAGAGAGACTGGCAGTAGCACTGATTGCAGACAGACTTGCTAGCGAGGCAGAGAGAATGAGGGACCGAGAAGGACATCCTGAAAAACTCTAG